TATAGAAATAGtcccatttcttctcttttcccttttataaAGTGCTCTTTTTAACTGGGTAGATTTACTATCCAGCTTTCCAATAATTTCACTATATGTCTCTAACAGATTCAAGGAAACATTGGAAAATTGAAGGGATTCAGTATCTTAAACAGTTACAAAACATTGCTAGGCAGCATAGAGACTatgaatgtattttattaataaagttaAAAGTGTAACCTTACGTGAGAATCATTAAGTTGATTTAATAATTACTTCACAGAAGCATAGACTCGCTAACATTTATGCCAATTTTTGCTGATCGTGTGAACCAGAACACTTTCTGTAGGCAATTCAACTCTAGGCACCATCAAACAGGGCCACGTCTAATAAGACCAATGGTTATGTGGTCCCCAGAATGAAAAGTCCAGAAAATTTAGACTTTTAGAATAATAGCAAAAGAAGTTTGTGAGAATCAGAACCAGAGGAAGTATTTTACTTAAAAGTACCATAGATTGTTTTCTCTAAACAAAAATGTGTTGTTGTGGACCCTAATACTCAGTGCAGTTCTATTAGAGATAGTTAAGGGGGACCCACACTACTAATTCAAAAGTGAATGCTTATTTCTTTAGTGGTCAGTGATTAAAACTGAAATTGCCTTAAATAGTTGAACATTACTTATCTATACAAATAGGATATCATCCTTACTGATACTATTCCCTAATTAGTATTCCTGCATTTCAACTTTTACATGACCTTCAgaatcttttaaagaaaatttttaccCAAATACATTGGACTTGGGTCTCAATTTGAATGAGGATGAGTGGCCTTTGTAAGACCGTTCCTCCTgttcctcctccccctcttccaGGGGCTGCTCCGGGTCTCGGAAAGTGGGTGTAGTGTGGATGATCTGGGTTCGGAAGCGGATTTTGTTCAGTCTGGGTTTTATCCTTCCACTAGAACTGCCTGAAGCTTTGCGACCTGGATCCTTCGCTTTGCCTCCAGCCCATCCCTCAAccaggtggaggtggtggtgatggtccCCTCCATCTTCCAGGGGGTGGGAGAGTTTGCAGCTGATGAGGTGTGAGGGGAGCACCTTTGAAAGCCTCCAGCGCCCACCCCAGCTGACTGTGGCGCCCTCTCCGTCCTCCTCTTCATCCAGGGCTCCCACCAAGTTCCTGATCTCCTCAGCAATGCTCTGACTGAGGTACTGAGAGGCCTTCCTCCCACTGTAGTCCCTGATGTCCACGTCTGCATCATAAGCCCCCACCAGCAACTTCACCACCTCCACGTGCCCGTGCATGGCTGCCAAGTGCAAGGCCGTGTAGCCTCCGCTGGTCCTGGCGTTGATGTTCACTGGCAGCTGGTGTTTGTTGGCAAAGTTGACCAGCATGACCAGGAGCTCCTGCCTGCCATGCTTGGCGGCCCAGTGTAGGCAGGTGAAGCCGGTGATGAAGTCCCTCTTGGCCAGCAGGCCAGGCTCACAGGTGAGCAACCCTTCTAGGCTGTCCCACCTGCCATCGGAGGCTGAGAGCATCCAAGCATGCTCCAGAGGGTCCAGTGTCACCGAGCCCCCGCCACTGCTCTCCTCCTCAGCCAACGACGAAGCGACGGACGCGCTGTCCGAGTCGCCCCCACCCCTACCGCGTCCCCCAGCGGAGGAGCTCCCTGGGCTGCTGCCCCCAGGACAGCCGCTCCTCCTGAGCTGCGGGGAGCCGCCCATCACAAGCTCGCGGAGGTTCTGGCGGGCGGCCCTCTGGGCCGCGACCCCGCCCGGCGAGCTGCCCCCGTCCGCGTCCTTGCAGCCTTCGGGCGGGGGCTCCCGGTCCTCGCTGCCGGGGGCCTGTCCCCGGGGCGGCGGCCGCACTTCGCGCCGCGAATTCTTCCTCCGGACCCCGCCTCCTGGCCCCGCGTACTCCCCGCCGCGCGTCTCGCAACCCCGGCCCGGGAACGACTCGGAAGGCGCCACCGCGGGCCACAAGCCGCTCCGCTCAGGCTCGGCCGCGTCGCCGGGCGACCTAGAGCTGCGGCCGAGGGGCTCGGGCTCGGGCTCGGTCACCGTGACGAGGGGCAGACCCGGCGGGGGCGCGGCCTCGGGCGGAGGAGCCCCGTCGCAGAACCGCTTCTTGAGGTGCACGTACTTGGAGCCGTCGGTGGGGTCGGTGCGCACAGTGGCCACGGCGTTGACCAGCTCCTTGAAATGGGCGCGGGCGCGGGTGCGCTGCTCGGGCTCGCCGCCCAGGGCGCCCCTGAAGTGCTGCACTAGCTCGGCGTGCCGGGCCCGGCCCCCGCGCTCCGCCAGAAAGCGCAGCACCGCCTCGGGCCCCAGCTCCGAAAGGCCCTCCATCAGCGGCGGCGCAGCCTGTCCGGAGGCACACAGCTCAACCCAGCCCCATCACTGCGGCGCCCAGTTCGGCTCCCGACGGACGCGTACAAGCGCAGATCCCCAGGATCCTCGCCGCAACGTCTGCGGCTGGAAAAGCCTGGCCGCCGATGCGAGGCCGCGCCCGGACGGACACGCCCCCTCCCGCCCCGCCCACTTCCGGTCCCCGCGCGGTGCTCCAGCCGGCGGGCACGCCCCCGCCCCGTTCCCACCCACTTCCGGTACCCGCGCGAGCAGCTGTCCGGCGCCCGCTGGTCTTGGCCGGCTGGCTAAGGGGTCCTGCCTTGTGTCCGCCTGTCTTCCTCGCGTCGCGAACCCCCTCCACTCACCCTCTTCCTGTGTTCCGCGTCGTTTCAGACGTCGAGCGCACTCCTCCGACAGTATCGTTCTGCGCGCGTAACGACCGGCGCAACTGACGGCGCGCTCCCCCCCGAGCGGCCCGGCTTCACAGACGCCCCGAGCCTGGCCCCTCCCTTTCCCAGACCCCCGGCAGACGCAGGCCCGCCCCTAACCCCCGCCTCCGGCCGGCGCCGCGCCGCGTCAGACCCCCCGGCCCGCGCCGCTCCTTTCGCCGTCGGGACGCGCCTCTTAGGGTCCGGGGCCCAGATCCTCGCCCCGCCTCTCTCAGCCCGCCTGCGCCGCGCTGCCGCTCGGGACCATGACTTCCGAGGTGGCTCGGCACCGGGTGAGTCCCGCTGGACCCGGGGCTGTTGCGTTGGCTCGGCACGCTAGTGAGGCGGGGGTCGTGCCCGCGCCCCTCCCGGACTAACGCGGCTGAGCGCGGATTGGGCGGGAAGCGGACACTCTAGCCCGGGTCGGCGCGGAAGGGGAGGCGGGCGCCGGCGGTGGGGCAGCGGGCGTGGGACGGGAGGCTGGCGCCGGCGCCGGCGGCGGGGTCGACTCCTCCCAGAGCGCCGGGCGCGGTCCAGGAGCGGCCGCAAGTGTTCTCTTGGCACCCGGTCTGTGCCCGGAGTTGAGTCTGAGACAGTGACTGGTCCGTGTTGGATGTAACGGTCCGAGCGCGCCGATTCGCAGTCGTGACCACTCCCCGGGCAGCTCGCTGCGCCGCGCTTCCATGGCCTCTCCCAGGAGCTCCGCGCTTTTAGCCCACCGCCCTTGCCCAAGTTGTCTTCCGTTAGGATTTGagccttttcttttgtcttggcacccttgtacATTAAAAGAATACGTGTGACTGATTTGTTCCGTGTTTTATACCATTCAGATcgcttttatgtatttgtttcaaTTGATAGTAAGCTAATGGCTCTCAAAGTGTAGTCGAATTGTCATTTTCATACCAAGCCGttatttgccttttcactctcattctcttaagagtgtacaTTGAGTTTCCCATAGGCTGCGATGTGAGATGAGGTCACCGTTCTGAGGGCTAATAGAATATGTGTACATGTTTAAGAACTTTAATTTCTAGCACTATAAATGTTAATGATTGTAATGCattgggggggaggggggaactgagaccaaaaagtttgagaactactgatctAAGCAATCTCCTAATCTAGAAGTTTGGATTGTAGGAACAGAGTTCACATTGCAGCCTGAGAGGTAGGCCGTTGTATCCAGTTTCTTTGATAGAATCCGGACAAGGTTGTTTCTCCCTAGTTCAGCCCAGGTTTCTCTCCCCTGTACTTTATATTTAGACAAATCCTCAGTTTTTCTATCTACTGCCTTGTTACAGTTGCTGTATTTGTGTGCATTCATGGGTGAGGAAAATGTGTAGTGTTCTTCAGAATTAAACTTGGGCTGAAGAAAGACTTcatttgattttggatttctctTCAATTGCcgtatttattttgtaataataagGCTACCTTTAGTTtctaattaaactttttattttgagataattgtagattcacattcaatttttttaaacaattttgtattaaggtattgatgtacactcttatgaagatttcacatgaaaaaacaatgtggttactatactCACCCATTATCatgtcccctccataccccatttcagtcactgtccatcagtgtagtaagatgccacagagtcactacttgtctttgtgctacactgtcttccccatgatccctcccaTACCATCACattcaattttaagaaataaagacataCTCTGTGTCCTTTACCCATTATTCAATAATATCTTGGCAAAACCATAGTACACGACCACAACCAGAACACTGGAATTGATAATGTGAAGATAGAGGACTTTCCAACACAAGAACCCCTCAGATTGACCTTTTATAGCCACATCCACTTCATTTCCACCCTACCTCGTCCTTAACCCCTTAACCACCAATCTGCTCTTTATTTCTGTAATTTACTCATTTTAAGATGGTTACttaatggaatcacacagtatgtaaaTTTCTGGGGTTGGATTTTTGTCACTTAAAATTCTCCAAAGATTCATCCAGGTCATTGTAAGATAATTTCTAGCCAAAAgaagcaggcgatgagaggcaacaaagggccaggcagtttatttgagcgcaattccctggcaaggttcaccagtctgaaacactGGCGGGAAAAGTTCGCGCCCAGGAGGcgaggtggggagtttttaagagaacagggaagggaggggaaagtgGGCCGtgctaggggtatgtggggaattttttattggctcagggtcaggtgatggacagccaaaggtctcctccttccagatggagggTGTCCACATCTGGAGTTTGTGGGCAAGTCACAGGACTGGAATCCCGGAAGAGCTGTccgttccttccttatatggcacagagctatttggtgctgtctttgttcatTTGCACTGTCCTCGCTTTCCTCCCTTCAGTGCTTCCAGCCTTACAGTCAttagtttgttccttttgattgctgagtaatattccatggtgtggatggaccacactttgagggACATCTGGGTTTTCATTgtttggctatcataaataaagctgctgtaaatatcTGTGTATGCATAATGTACATTATTACACATAATGTAGCATAATGAAAAGTAAAGTCTTCAGTTCTCTGGGATAAGTGCCCAGGTGTAGAGTTGCTGGGTCACAGGGCAGTTGCATATTTTTATAAACACTGCTGAACTGTTTCCCA
This genomic interval from Manis javanica isolate MJ-LG chromosome 1, MJ_LKY, whole genome shotgun sequence contains the following:
- the SOWAHC gene encoding ankyrin repeat domain-containing protein SOWAHC → MEGLSELGPEAVLRFLAERGGRARHAELVQHFRGALGGEPEQRTRARAHFKELVNAVATVRTDPTDGSKYVHLKKRFCDGAPPPEAAPPPGLPLVTVTEPEPEPLGRSSRSPGDAAEPERSGLWPAVAPSESFPGRGCETRGGEYAGPGGGVRRKNSRREVRPPPRGQAPGSEDREPPPEGCKDADGGSSPGGVAAQRAARQNLRELVMGGSPQLRRSGCPGGSSPGSSSAGGRGRGGGDSDSASVASSLAEEESSGGGSVTLDPLEHAWMLSASDGRWDSLEGLLTCEPGLLAKRDFITGFTCLHWAAKHGRQELLVMLVNFANKHQLPVNINARTSGGYTALHLAAMHGHVEVVKLLVGAYDADVDIRDYSGRKASQYLSQSIAEEIRNLVGALDEEEDGEGATVSWGGRWRLSKVLPSHLISCKLSHPLEDGGDHHHHLHLVEGWAGGKAKDPGRKASGSSSGRIKPRLNKIRFRTQIIHTTPTFRDPEQPLEEGEEEQEERSYKGHSSSFKLRPKSNVFG